In Geotalea uraniireducens, one genomic interval encodes:
- a CDS encoding ferredoxin produces the protein MARNVYVDKDSCISCGLCVESSPEVFRFDEDNLAEVFDPAGAAEEKIQQAIDACPVSCIHWGD, from the coding sequence ATGGCCCGTAACGTCTATGTTGACAAGGATTCCTGCATCAGCTGCGGCCTCTGCGTGGAATCCTCTCCCGAAGTGTTTCGCTTCGACGAGGACAACCTGGCGGAGGTGTTCGACCCTGCCGGGGCGGCCGAAGAAAAGATCCAGCAGGCGATCGACGCCTGCCCGGTGAGCTGCATCCACTGGGGCGACTGA
- a CDS encoding glutamate synthase-related protein, translated as MTKRAIDPSGLVPAERDACAIICYLNKEGQPTHGNLQRTIEALIKMGHRAGEINGEGDGCGVLTDIPRLLWRESLAGAGRPAGLADEPGFAVGHLLLPQEATAADPQLQVKILSRLAAAGAEVLLERSGSVRSEVLSRRAREGEPLFWQLALRCPEPARSAELLYDLQVALERDFPIHVASLSTAVAAWKIHGAPELLPRYYPELKRREFLSSVTIGHSRYSTNTLPTVLRAQPFSLLGHNGEINTIARLREEARMIGVPLPTDGSDSQDLNRTLEGLICRHGLTLFEAMELVFPPIFSALDAMAPELRAMYSWFRRFLKASAQGPAAIIARHRDHCVFSVDAMGLRPLWIGETAQEFFASSELGVVPHEEIVSDPKPLAPGEKMGVTITPGQRLELLDHPALRREVYQWFRKRVNLGGAMKRLLTAADPALSGPAAADGPARWRRSARLHQDNLMSAFAWKSSDLNNLKEMVRTGQDPIASLGYDGPLAALSGQRQNLSDYFKEQVAVVTNPAIDREREAEHFSTRVYLGPRPQFRGPLRPGVVLEVPLVTGGRRTGADDSDPAVARQFGTVTLEALLTAFGAGAGRCRTISCALQRDESLSDALVRLTCAAIEAVEHGAGLLLLDDGDCFTPGREFIDPFLVTAVLHKGLKEVTDAGGESLRRRTSLVLRSGALRNLHDLIFALGMGADALCPYLLWEGAEGGDELASLVSVLAKGLEKVISTMGTHEIGGYGKYFASIGLCGHLADIFETPNFCGSGQGGLTLERLEAENRLRSAVARSREKQPVPVQFRLYPKIWKMVGAVAKMEESYADLSRLIQQYEAEYPLAIRHLLDLRYLPELVVDPDEVDTAIGRHSLPILISAMSFGSQGETPFRIYAEAAKRLNIVCMNGEGGEIADMLGRYRENRGQQVASGRFGVNMAFLNSADILEIKVGQGAKPGEGGHLPGFKVTAKIAAARHATPGVSLISPSNNHDIYSIEDLAQLVEELRTANPQARISVKVPAVAGIGTIALGVAKAGADIVTVSGYDGGTGAARKHAIKFVGLPAEIGVAEAHQALVGAGLRHKVEIWADGGARTGRDVIKLLLLGANRVGFGTMAMVVIGCTACRGCHLGTCHVGIATQIETLEEAEARGLKRFVPRVQENGVIYMSTFFRGMAREIRILTAKLGFRRTQDLVGRSDLLHQARGLDRLDLGELLTPGRPGPARAAEQEARIIRKPLNYLTSLISGLVGDAFTAGEERVRYDDDSASSSDRALGTHLAGAFVRGVAAGRFQPEQHALLHFRRDSIPGNGLAAFTIPQIDIRVEGGAQDGVGKSASGGTVVILKGENREGRRVGGAVGKGFAYGAQGGTFLVQGNADSRACIRLSGADVVFGGRIAAPLDDGRGDIASRANLKGFAFEYMTAGRAVVLGDPGPWICSGMTGGTVYCHLDEAAGLDRETLRRRLARGAGVEIRDPEEHDVTAIEELLLLYHRELLHSHQEEEAGAVAAIIATARNRFVKIVPEKSVVAPASTE; from the coding sequence ATGACCAAACGCGCGATCGATCCCTCCGGGCTTGTCCCCGCCGAACGGGATGCCTGTGCCATCATCTGTTACCTCAACAAGGAGGGCCAGCCGACCCACGGCAACCTGCAGCGGACCATCGAGGCGTTGATCAAGATGGGACACCGGGCCGGCGAGATCAACGGCGAAGGGGACGGTTGCGGCGTCCTGACCGACATTCCGCGGCTGCTCTGGCGGGAGAGCCTGGCAGGCGCCGGCCGGCCGGCCGGCCTGGCCGATGAGCCCGGTTTTGCCGTCGGTCACCTGCTGCTGCCTCAGGAGGCCACCGCCGCCGATCCGCAGCTGCAGGTGAAGATCCTCTCCCGACTGGCCGCCGCCGGTGCTGAGGTGCTGCTGGAGCGGTCGGGCAGCGTCCGGAGCGAGGTCCTGTCGCGCCGGGCCCGCGAGGGTGAACCGCTCTTCTGGCAGTTGGCGCTCCGCTGCCCCGAGCCGGCCCGCAGCGCCGAACTGCTCTACGACCTGCAGGTGGCACTCGAACGGGATTTCCCGATCCACGTCGCCTCTCTCTCTACTGCCGTCGCCGCCTGGAAAATCCACGGGGCGCCGGAGCTGCTTCCCCGCTACTATCCGGAACTGAAGCGGCGCGAGTTTCTTTCGTCGGTCACCATCGGCCACAGCCGCTACTCCACCAACACCCTGCCGACGGTGCTGCGGGCCCAGCCCTTCAGCCTGCTCGGCCACAACGGCGAGATCAACACTATCGCCCGGCTCCGGGAGGAGGCACGGATGATCGGCGTGCCGCTGCCGACCGACGGCTCCGACTCCCAGGACCTGAACCGCACCCTCGAAGGGCTGATCTGCCGGCACGGCCTCACCCTCTTCGAGGCGATGGAACTGGTATTTCCGCCGATCTTCAGCGCCCTCGACGCCATGGCGCCGGAGCTGCGCGCCATGTACAGCTGGTTTCGGCGGTTTCTCAAGGCCTCCGCCCAGGGGCCGGCGGCAATCATCGCCCGCCATCGCGACCACTGCGTCTTCAGTGTCGATGCCATGGGGCTGCGGCCGCTTTGGATCGGCGAGACGGCCCAGGAATTCTTCGCTTCGTCGGAACTGGGGGTCGTTCCCCACGAGGAGATCGTCAGCGACCCGAAACCGCTGGCTCCCGGCGAGAAGATGGGGGTGACGATCACCCCCGGCCAGCGGCTGGAGCTGCTCGATCACCCGGCTCTCCGCCGCGAGGTGTACCAGTGGTTCCGCAAGCGGGTCAACCTGGGCGGCGCCATGAAACGGCTGCTGACCGCCGCCGACCCGGCCCTGTCGGGTCCGGCGGCGGCCGACGGACCGGCACGCTGGCGGCGGAGCGCCCGCCTCCACCAGGACAACCTGATGTCCGCCTTCGCCTGGAAGAGCAGCGACCTCAACAACCTCAAGGAGATGGTCCGCACCGGCCAGGACCCGATCGCCTCCCTCGGCTACGACGGGCCGCTGGCCGCTCTTTCCGGACAGCGGCAGAATCTTTCCGACTACTTCAAGGAACAGGTGGCAGTGGTCACCAATCCGGCCATCGACCGGGAGCGGGAGGCGGAGCACTTTTCCACCCGCGTCTACCTCGGTCCGCGGCCGCAGTTCCGCGGACCGCTGCGCCCCGGCGTCGTCCTGGAGGTGCCGCTCGTTACCGGTGGCCGGCGGACCGGCGCGGACGACAGCGACCCGGCGGTGGCCCGGCAGTTCGGTACCGTCACCCTGGAGGCGTTGCTGACGGCCTTCGGCGCCGGCGCCGGACGCTGCCGGACGATCTCCTGCGCCCTGCAGCGGGACGAGAGCCTCAGCGATGCGCTGGTCCGGCTTACCTGTGCCGCCATCGAGGCGGTGGAGCATGGCGCCGGGCTGCTCCTGTTGGACGACGGCGACTGCTTCACGCCCGGGCGGGAGTTCATCGACCCGTTCCTGGTGACGGCGGTGCTGCACAAGGGACTCAAGGAGGTGACCGACGCCGGCGGCGAAAGCCTGCGCCGGCGGACGTCGCTGGTTCTCCGGAGCGGGGCGCTGCGCAATCTCCACGACCTGATCTTCGCCCTCGGCATGGGGGCCGATGCCCTCTGTCCCTACCTGCTCTGGGAGGGGGCCGAGGGTGGGGACGAGCTCGCCAGCCTTGTTTCCGTGCTGGCCAAGGGGTTGGAAAAGGTCATCTCGACCATGGGGACCCATGAGATTGGCGGCTACGGCAAGTATTTCGCCTCCATCGGCCTCTGTGGCCACTTGGCGGATATTTTCGAGACGCCGAACTTCTGCGGTTCCGGCCAGGGGGGGCTGACCCTGGAGCGGCTGGAAGCGGAGAACCGTTTGCGGAGCGCGGTGGCGCGGAGCCGGGAGAAACAGCCGGTGCCGGTGCAGTTCCGGCTTTACCCGAAGATCTGGAAGATGGTCGGGGCGGTGGCGAAAATGGAGGAGAGCTACGCCGACCTGTCGCGGCTGATCCAGCAGTACGAGGCCGAGTATCCGCTGGCGATCCGTCACCTCCTCGACCTCCGCTACCTCCCGGAGCTGGTCGTCGATCCGGACGAGGTGGATACCGCCATCGGCCGGCACAGCTTGCCGATCCTCATCTCGGCCATGAGCTTCGGTTCCCAGGGGGAGACGCCGTTTCGCATCTATGCCGAGGCGGCCAAGCGGCTCAATATCGTCTGCATGAACGGCGAGGGGGGCGAGATTGCCGACATGCTCGGCCGCTACCGGGAGAACCGCGGCCAGCAGGTGGCCTCGGGGCGGTTCGGGGTCAACATGGCCTTCCTCAACTCCGCCGACATCCTGGAGATCAAGGTCGGCCAGGGAGCCAAGCCGGGTGAAGGGGGCCATCTTCCCGGCTTCAAGGTGACGGCCAAGATCGCCGCGGCGCGTCACGCCACCCCGGGGGTGTCGCTGATCTCCCCTTCCAACAACCATGACATCTACTCCATCGAAGACCTGGCCCAGCTGGTGGAAGAGCTGCGCACTGCCAACCCGCAGGCGCGGATCTCGGTCAAGGTGCCGGCGGTGGCCGGCATCGGCACCATCGCCCTCGGCGTCGCCAAGGCCGGCGCCGACATCGTCACCGTCAGCGGTTATGACGGCGGCACCGGCGCCGCCCGTAAACACGCCATCAAATTTGTCGGCCTGCCGGCGGAAATCGGCGTTGCCGAGGCCCACCAGGCCCTGGTCGGAGCCGGGCTGCGGCACAAGGTGGAAATCTGGGCCGATGGCGGGGCCCGCACCGGCCGGGACGTGATCAAGCTGCTCTTGCTCGGCGCCAACCGGGTCGGCTTCGGGACGATGGCGATGGTGGTGATCGGCTGTACCGCCTGCCGCGGCTGCCATCTCGGCACCTGTCACGTCGGCATCGCCACCCAGATCGAAACCCTCGAAGAGGCCGAGGCGCGGGGATTGAAGCGGTTCGTGCCGCGGGTCCAGGAAAACGGCGTCATCTACATGAGCACCTTCTTCCGGGGGATGGCGCGGGAAATCCGGATTCTCACTGCCAAGCTCGGCTTCCGGCGCACCCAAGACCTGGTCGGGCGGAGCGACCTGCTGCACCAGGCACGGGGACTCGATCGCCTCGATCTTGGCGAACTGCTCACCCCGGGCCGCCCCGGCCCGGCCCGTGCCGCCGAACAGGAGGCGCGGATCATCCGCAAGCCGCTCAATTATCTGACCTCGCTGATCTCGGGGCTGGTCGGCGACGCCTTCACCGCCGGCGAGGAGCGGGTCCGCTACGACGATGATAGCGCTTCCAGCTCGGATCGGGCGCTGGGGACCCATCTGGCGGGGGCCTTCGTCCGCGGGGTGGCGGCGGGACGGTTCCAGCCCGAACAGCATGCCCTGCTCCATTTCCGCCGTGATTCGATCCCCGGCAACGGCCTGGCCGCATTCACCATCCCACAGATCGACATCCGGGTCGAGGGGGGTGCCCAGGACGGGGTCGGCAAGAGTGCCAGCGGCGGCACGGTGGTCATTCTCAAGGGGGAAAACCGCGAAGGCCGGCGGGTCGGCGGGGCGGTCGGCAAAGGGTTCGCCTACGGCGCCCAGGGGGGGACCTTTCTGGTCCAGGGGAATGCCGACAGCCGGGCCTGCATCCGGCTTTCCGGCGCCGATGTGGTTTTCGGGGGCCGGATTGCCGCGCCTCTCGACGACGGCCGGGGGGACATCGCCAGCCGGGCCAATCTGAAAGGCTTCGCCTTCGAGTACATGACTGCCGGCCGGGCGGTGGTCCTCGGCGATCCGGGACCGTGGATCTGTTCGGGGATGACCGGCGGCACCGTCTACTGCCATCTGGACGAAGCGGCGGGGCTGGATCGGGAGACGTTGCGCCGGCGGCTGGCCCGGGGGGCGGGGGTCGAGATCCGCGACCCGGAGGAGCATGACGTGACCGCCATCGAGGAGCTCCTGCTGCTCTACCACCGGGAACTGCTCCATTCCCACCAGGAAGAGGAAGCCGGTGCCGTGGCGGCGATCATCGCCACGGCGCGCAACCGGTTCGTCAAAATCGTGCCGGAGAAGAGCGTGGTGGCTCCGGCCAGTACCGAGTAG
- a CDS encoding thiolase family protein, producing MRQRDFVPRKVYLAASWMAPVGRYDGRHREELSFLDLAERARAVFAGSPIRPEQIEAVVVGSQSPVAFSGVDNTAAKIAGVVGVSGAKSVLIDTASSSGASAFENAYLQIASGRCDHVLAIGIQKMSDAATAEATRIVAGVIDRDEAEFGLTMPACGALVARALMERLRLSLDEWTAFSALLTQRAQRFAARNPEAHLQQEIPLEEYYRQIVNGRNYRYWWPLRYHDFCPMSDGVAAVILSAEPQEVLVAGLGSATDIPTIADRPYFHSFPATVAAAAEAYGMAGIKDIRTFAGRIHVNMHDPFNGFGPINMVDLGFVSRGRLLDALLDDRLTGEQGLFPTNLTGGLKGRGHPLGATGMIQVVENHRLITAGRFAAGLSHSIGGPINNNIVILLERSDSHARRRPEPFRPWGVPALGRLKPKEVTVDRLLAENGVVAGTFVTATTRFHHKSGEPEATVMIVACRAADGRNYRFLFGIGGENYEQVAALAAGERISLERSEGQILINRMPVKRFYQRTLDGLVELAGSGWKKLTGKS from the coding sequence ATGCGCCAGCGCGACTTCGTGCCGCGAAAGGTCTATCTCGCCGCCTCCTGGATGGCCCCGGTGGGCCGTTATGACGGCCGGCACCGGGAAGAACTCTCCTTCCTCGATCTTGCGGAAAGGGCCCGGGCGGTCTTTGCCGGCTCGCCCATCCGCCCGGAACAGATCGAGGCGGTGGTGGTCGGCTCCCAGAGCCCGGTGGCCTTCTCCGGTGTCGACAATACCGCTGCCAAGATCGCCGGGGTGGTCGGCGTTTCCGGCGCCAAATCGGTGCTGATCGATACCGCCTCATCCTCCGGAGCCTCTGCCTTCGAGAACGCCTACCTGCAGATCGCCTCCGGCCGCTGCGACCATGTGCTGGCCATCGGCATCCAGAAGATGAGCGATGCCGCCACCGCCGAGGCGACCCGGATCGTCGCCGGGGTGATCGACCGGGACGAGGCGGAATTCGGCCTGACGATGCCCGCCTGCGGCGCCCTGGTGGCCCGGGCGCTGATGGAACGCCTCCGCCTGTCGCTCGACGAGTGGACCGCTTTCTCGGCGCTCCTCACCCAGCGGGCCCAGCGTTTCGCCGCCCGCAACCCGGAGGCGCACCTGCAGCAGGAGATTCCGCTGGAGGAGTATTACCGGCAGATCGTCAACGGCAGGAACTATCGCTACTGGTGGCCGCTCCGCTACCACGACTTCTGTCCCATGTCCGACGGCGTCGCCGCGGTGATCCTCTCGGCCGAGCCCCAGGAGGTGCTGGTCGCCGGACTTGGCAGCGCCACCGACATTCCGACCATTGCCGACCGCCCCTACTTCCACTCCTTTCCCGCCACCGTCGCCGCGGCCGCCGAGGCCTACGGGATGGCGGGAATCAAGGATATCCGCACCTTTGCCGGCCGGATTCACGTCAACATGCACGATCCGTTCAATGGCTTCGGCCCGATCAACATGGTCGATCTCGGTTTCGTCTCCCGGGGCCGTCTCCTCGATGCCCTGCTCGACGACCGGTTGACCGGCGAACAGGGGCTCTTCCCGACCAACCTGACCGGCGGGCTGAAGGGGCGGGGCCACCCGCTCGGCGCCACCGGGATGATCCAGGTGGTGGAGAATCACCGGCTGATCACCGCCGGTCGCTTTGCCGCCGGTCTCTCCCATTCCATCGGCGGACCGATCAACAACAACATCGTCATTCTGCTGGAGCGGAGCGACAGCCATGCGCGGCGCCGGCCCGAGCCGTTCCGGCCGTGGGGAGTCCCGGCGCTCGGCCGGCTCAAGCCGAAAGAGGTAACCGTCGACCGGCTGCTGGCGGAAAACGGCGTTGTCGCAGGGACCTTTGTCACGGCCACCACCCGCTTCCACCACAAGAGCGGCGAGCCCGAGGCGACCGTGATGATCGTTGCCTGCCGGGCGGCCGACGGCAGGAACTACCGGTTCCTTTTCGGCATCGGCGGTGAGAACTACGAACAGGTCGCCGCCCTCGCCGCCGGCGAGCGGATCAGCCTGGAGCGGAGCGAGGGGCAGATCCTGATCAACCGGATGCCGGTAAAGCGGTTCTATCAGCGGACCCTTGACGGGTTGGTGGAACTGGCCGGCAGCGGCTGGAAGAAGCTGACCGGAAAAAGCTGA
- a CDS encoding MFS transporter, translating into MRKRWRIFAVLALMYLVAYFYRVSMAVVAKDLAAEFQLPAPRIGILSGALFYAFALAQIPLGPLLDRFGGRRIVSLFGLLTVAGSFLFALAPGFLPLLAGRLLIGAGTAAVLMGALKVFTRWFSPREYATVSGLIVAVGNLGNLTATAPLAWAVSLAGWRPPFVAVGAVQLAVTLLVFAVVRDAPPSPSAAGAAGAAATPAAATPLADWGTVFRTPSFWLLALLAFFWYAGYMALQGLWGGPWLMEILGLSRTGAGRLLLLVSTGFITGCLGLGTVADRLFKSRKRTLLAGQGLLLGLLTLTLGPAERLSGPLLALLFFAFGLAVSSGVTIYPMVKEMFPPRISATASTALNFFVLTGAATVQQAMGLVIGRFPRGAAGYPAAAYHSAFLIPVCGLAMAWTLFLFVRDTTPGKH; encoded by the coding sequence ATGCGGAAGCGCTGGAGAATATTTGCCGTTCTGGCCCTCATGTATCTGGTTGCCTACTTTTACCGGGTCTCGATGGCGGTGGTGGCAAAGGACCTGGCTGCCGAATTCCAGCTCCCCGCGCCGCGGATCGGCATCCTATCCGGCGCCCTCTTCTATGCGTTCGCCCTGGCCCAGATCCCTCTCGGGCCGCTGCTCGACCGTTTCGGCGGCCGGCGGATCGTCAGCCTGTTCGGCCTGCTCACTGTCGCCGGCTCGTTCCTCTTCGCCCTGGCACCCGGCTTTCTGCCGCTTTTGGCCGGGCGGCTCCTGATCGGCGCCGGCACCGCCGCGGTTTTGATGGGGGCGCTGAAGGTCTTCACCCGCTGGTTTTCCCCCCGCGAATATGCCACCGTCTCCGGCCTGATCGTCGCTGTCGGCAACCTGGGGAATCTCACCGCCACCGCACCCCTCGCCTGGGCGGTTTCCCTGGCGGGGTGGCGACCGCCGTTCGTCGCCGTGGGGGCGGTCCAACTGGCGGTCACGCTGCTGGTCTTCGCCGTGGTTCGCGACGCGCCACCCTCCCCATCTGCGGCTGGTGCGGCAGGGGCCGCTGCAACGCCGGCGGCCGCCACCCCTCTTGCCGACTGGGGAACTGTCTTCAGAACCCCTTCGTTCTGGCTGCTGGCCCTGCTCGCCTTTTTCTGGTACGCCGGCTATATGGCGCTGCAGGGACTCTGGGGCGGCCCCTGGCTGATGGAGATTCTCGGTCTGTCACGTACCGGCGCCGGCCGGCTGCTGCTCCTCGTCTCCACCGGCTTCATCACCGGTTGCCTGGGGCTCGGTACGGTCGCCGACCGGCTGTTCAAGTCGCGGAAACGGACGCTTTTGGCCGGCCAGGGGCTGCTGCTCGGCCTGTTGACCCTCACCCTCGGCCCTGCCGAGCGGCTTTCCGGGCCGCTGCTCGCCCTGCTGTTCTTCGCCTTTGGCCTGGCGGTCTCCTCCGGGGTGACCATTTACCCGATGGTCAAGGAGATGTTCCCGCCCCGCATTTCCGCCACCGCCAGCACCGCGCTCAATTTTTTCGTCCTGACCGGGGCGGCCACCGTCCAGCAAGCGATGGGGCTGGTGATTGGCCGCTTCCCGCGCGGCGCCGCCGGTTATCCGGCTGCCGCCTATCACAGCGCCTTTCTCATCCCGGTCTGCGGGCTGGCCATGGCCTGGACGCTGTTCCTCTTCGTTCGCGATACCACGCCCGGCAAGCATTGA
- a CDS encoding cytochrome c biogenesis protein has protein sequence MQWLLIVSAGFYLCGSFKRPLFAGGLLAGAAYLAGRGIALGRLPLVGPHDTLAFFSVSLGLMALPFLFAPAAPDSAGFRRGAGLLAALFALLALLFPAFAMPLPPVLRTFWFELHVALAFFAYALFGIGAVGGAVFLNGGERRLLDLQYRALLVGYSFFSASMVAGGIWGYYAWGTYWLWTPKELWTSILWLCATFFLHLRLRGGGGDRLAAWGGIVTFAVALFTYLGVSILMRSSHSF, from the coding sequence ATGCAGTGGCTCCTCATCGTCTCCGCCGGGTTCTACCTGTGCGGCTCGTTCAAGCGCCCCCTCTTCGCCGGCGGTCTATTGGCGGGAGCCGCCTATCTGGCCGGGCGGGGGATTGCCCTCGGCCGGCTCCCCCTGGTCGGCCCCCACGACACCCTGGCGTTTTTCTCGGTATCGCTCGGCCTGATGGCCCTGCCGTTCCTGTTCGCACCGGCGGCGCCCGACTCGGCCGGCTTTCGTCGGGGGGCCGGGTTGCTGGCCGCCCTGTTCGCCCTGCTGGCGCTCCTCTTTCCCGCCTTTGCCATGCCACTGCCGCCGGTGCTCCGGACCTTCTGGTTCGAACTCCATGTAGCACTGGCCTTCTTTGCCTATGCGCTGTTCGGCATCGGCGCCGTCGGCGGCGCCGTCTTCCTGAACGGCGGCGAGCGGCGGCTGCTCGATCTCCAGTACCGGGCACTCCTTGTCGGCTACAGCTTCTTTTCCGCCTCGATGGTCGCGGGAGGGATCTGGGGCTATTACGCCTGGGGCACCTACTGGCTCTGGACCCCCAAGGAGCTCTGGACCTCTATCCTCTGGCTCTGCGCCACCTTCTTCCTCCATCTACGGCTGCGGGGCGGAGGAGGGGACCGGCTGGCCGCCTGGGGAGGGATCGTGAC